One genomic region from Candidatus Nitrosopumilus koreensis AR1 encodes:
- a CDS encoding ribosome assembly factor SBDS, which yields MADVTVARFSFEGEKFEILVKPDPALEYKLGKKKDISAILVSEDIYTDSGKGTKPSTEKLLKAFKTEDLTEIAQIIMQKGDLNLTTDQRRKMIEDKKKQIVSYIAKTYVDPKTHLPHPPLRVEQAMKDGRISVDPQKNVEEQVKDIVDKLRSIIALKSENLQLEIIIPAQYASQSYAVLKSVGSLKKEEWQNNGSLKAILEIPAAARPNVIDRLGSITKGSASVEVIQ from the coding sequence ATGGCCGATGTGACAGTTGCAAGGTTCTCTTTTGAAGGAGAGAAATTTGAGATATTGGTAAAACCAGATCCTGCATTAGAATACAAGCTGGGAAAGAAGAAAGATATTTCAGCAATTTTGGTTTCTGAAGATATATACACTGATTCAGGAAAAGGCACAAAACCTTCCACTGAAAAACTACTCAAAGCTTTCAAGACTGAAGATCTGACAGAGATTGCTCAAATAATTATGCAGAAAGGTGATCTTAATCTTACAACTGATCAAAGACGAAAAATGATCGAAGACAAGAAAAAACAGATTGTGTCGTACATTGCAAAGACATACGTGGATCCTAAAACTCACTTGCCTCATCCTCCTTTGAGAGTTGAACAAGCAATGAAAGATGGACGAATTTCAGTTGATCCTCAAAAAAATGTTGAAGAACAAGTAAAAGATATCGTAGATAAACTTCGTTCAATAATTGCTCTAAAATCTGAAAATTTGCAATTGGAGATTATCATACCAGCACAATATGCTTCGCAATCATATGCTGTTCTAAAATCCGTAGGTTCTCTGAAAAAAGAAGAATGGCAAAATAATGGTTCTCTAAAAGCAATACTTGAAATACCCGCTGCAGCAAGGCCAAACGTGATCGACAGATTAGGTTCTATAACCAAGGGGTCTGCTTCAGTTGAGGTAATACAATAA
- the rrp4 gene encoding exosome complex RNA-binding protein Rrp4 translates to MADKRKYVIPGDVVTTGPFRPEQNVILEGNKIISTTIGISEIYDDSVRVIPLTGKYIPKINDLVIGKVNSHTSLSWELDINSCYVGFLPAQDVFGRDFSAHADELATKLKTGDLVAARIANFDRTRDPLVSISDRDLGKIDSGDLVEISPSKVPRLIGKKGSMIQMIEEATDAAITIGQNGWVVVSCESPEGLLKAKKAIQMVNEQAHVANLTDQVKEMLDKKGES, encoded by the coding sequence ATGGCAGATAAGAGAAAATACGTTATTCCCGGCGATGTTGTAACTACAGGACCTTTTAGACCTGAACAAAATGTAATTCTTGAAGGAAACAAAATAATCTCTACTACTATTGGAATCTCTGAAATTTATGATGACTCTGTTCGTGTAATCCCATTAACTGGAAAATATATTCCAAAAATTAACGATCTTGTAATTGGTAAAGTCAATTCACATACTTCTTTGTCTTGGGAATTAGATATCAATTCATGTTATGTTGGATTTTTGCCAGCACAGGATGTTTTTGGACGTGACTTTTCAGCACATGCTGATGAACTTGCTACCAAACTAAAAACAGGAGATCTTGTTGCTGCAAGAATTGCAAACTTTGATAGAACAAGAGATCCATTAGTCTCAATTTCTGATAGGGACTTGGGCAAAATTGATTCTGGTGATCTGGTGGAAATCTCTCCAAGCAAAGTCCCACGCCTAATTGGAAAGAAAGGCAGTATGATTCAAATGATTGAAGAGGCCACTGATGCAGCAATTACAATTGGTCAAAATGGTTGGGTTGTAGTTTCATGTGAATCCCCAGAGGGATTATTAAAGGCTAAAAAAGCAATTCAAATGGTCAATGAGCAAGCACATGTTGCAAATTTGACTGATCAAGTGAAAGAAATGTTAGATAAAAAAGGTGAATCATAA
- the rrp41 gene encoding exosome complex exonuclease Rrp41: MGGREATMVLMDENGKRCDGRTVDEPRRIMIKAGGLKNADGSAYIEFGDNKILVGVFGPRDVHPKHMSNTDTGILRVRYHMEPFSVGERKNPAPSRREIEISKVIKEALEPAVMLDKFPRTAVDVFIEVLQADGGTRCAALTAASVALADAGIPMRDMVAAIAAGKVADTVILDVNNEEDQAGQADMPIGYMPNLEKITLLQLDGVLTPEEYKKCVQVGVDGCKLVYELQKKALNDKYFGNKGD; the protein is encoded by the coding sequence ATGGGTGGAAGAGAAGCAACAATGGTCCTTATGGACGAAAATGGAAAACGTTGTGATGGACGTACCGTTGATGAACCAAGAAGAATTATGATTAAAGCTGGAGGGCTAAAAAATGCAGATGGTTCTGCTTACATTGAATTTGGAGATAATAAAATACTAGTTGGAGTTTTTGGCCCAAGAGATGTTCATCCAAAACACATGTCAAACACTGACACCGGAATTTTGAGAGTTAGATATCATATGGAACCATTTTCTGTTGGTGAAAGAAAAAACCCTGCTCCATCAAGAAGAGAGATTGAAATTTCCAAAGTAATCAAAGAAGCATTAGAGCCTGCAGTTATGCTAGACAAATTCCCAAGAACCGCAGTAGATGTATTTATCGAAGTTTTGCAAGCTGATGGTGGAACTCGTTGTGCAGCCTTAACTGCAGCATCTGTTGCATTAGCTGACGCAGGAATTCCAATGAGGGATATGGTTGCCGCAATTGCTGCAGGAAAAGTTGCAGATACTGTGATTCTTGATGTTAATAATGAAGAAGACCAAGCAGGTCAAGCAGATATGCCAATTGGATACATGCCAAATCTTGAAAAAATCACTCTATTACAATTAGATGGTGTACTTACTCCTGAAGAATACAAAAAATGTGTTCAAGTTGGAGTAGATGGATGTAAACTAGTTTATGAATTACAAAAGAAAGCACTCAACGACAAATATTTTGGAAATAAAGGAGATTAA
- the rrp42 gene encoding exosome complex protein Rrp42 — MTSHTVIDELKRNQILELLEQGKRVDGRALDEVRDISIETNAIPKANGSARVRLGDTEVVCGVKIQPDRPFPDTGDKGLFICTAELLPLSHPTVETGPPGPEVIELARVVDRGIRESHMVDVSQLVIEKDKSVIGVFADNVVVDYDGNLFDACSYATTAALLSSKSPKWNWVNDAPALVEGEDTQVPITTIPVSVTMAKIGKHIIVDPNGDEWESMDARITITSDSDGNICALQKGGDDGFTQEEIVQCGEISVRVGAKIREKLKAAQQAGQ, encoded by the coding sequence ATGACATCACATACTGTTATCGATGAACTAAAGAGAAATCAAATCCTTGAACTATTAGAACAGGGAAAAAGAGTTGATGGCAGAGCATTAGATGAGGTAAGAGATATTTCTATTGAAACAAACGCAATTCCAAAAGCAAATGGTTCTGCAAGAGTTCGATTAGGTGATACTGAAGTTGTTTGTGGTGTTAAAATCCAACCAGACAGACCTTTTCCAGATACTGGTGACAAAGGTCTTTTCATTTGTACTGCTGAATTATTGCCGCTATCTCATCCTACTGTTGAAACAGGCCCCCCAGGACCTGAAGTAATTGAATTGGCAAGAGTTGTGGATAGAGGAATCAGAGAAAGTCATATGGTTGATGTTTCACAATTAGTAATTGAAAAAGACAAATCTGTAATCGGTGTTTTTGCAGATAATGTTGTTGTTGATTATGATGGAAATCTCTTTGATGCATGTTCTTATGCAACAACTGCTGCATTGCTTTCATCAAAAAGCCCAAAATGGAATTGGGTTAATGATGCCCCTGCATTAGTTGAAGGGGAAGACACACAAGTTCCAATTACTACAATTCCTGTATCGGTAACTATGGCTAAAATTGGAAAACACATTATCGTTGATCCTAATGGTGATGAATGGGAAAGTATGGATGCAAGAATTACAATTACTAGCGATTCTGACGGAAATATCTGTGCCTTACAAAAAGGAGGAGATGATGGATTTACACAAGAAGAAATTGTACAGTGTGGCGAAATCTCAGTTAGAGTAGGCGCAAAAATTAGAGAAAAATTAAAAGCAGCTCAGCAGGCAGGTCAATAA
- a CDS encoding 50S ribosomal protein L37, with amino-acid sequence MAKGKKSLKGLGARYGIKIRKQYTKIHLQLKEKRACPECGSQSFGRDAVGIWSCKKCSFKVAGTAYDVKL; translated from the coding sequence ATGGCAAAAGGAAAGAAATCTCTTAAGGGTCTTGGTGCAAGATACGGAATTAAGATCAGAAAACAATATACCAAAATTCATCTTCAACTAAAAGAAAAACGAGCATGTCCTGAATGTGGTTCGCAATCATTTGGACGAGATGCCGTGGGAATTTGGTCTTGTAAAAAATGCAGCTTCAAAGTAGCTGGAACAGCATATGACGTTAAACTTTAG
- a CDS encoding KEOPS complex subunit Pcc1, with protein sequence MTLNFSAKITVDAKDKTKAIFDSVNTDNEFYPENPVKTKIKLDKKIIISVESEHLPHLRANLNSTLRLIQASNDSIESVKI encoded by the coding sequence ATGACGTTAAACTTTAGCGCAAAAATTACCGTTGACGCAAAAGACAAAACAAAAGCAATTTTTGACTCTGTAAATACTGATAACGAGTTTTATCCTGAAAATCCAGTAAAAACCAAAATTAAACTAGACAAAAAAATCATTATTTCAGTTGAATCTGAACATCTCCCACACCTTAGAGCAAATCTAAACTCTACTTTAAGACTAATCCAAGCAAGTAATGATTCTATTGAATCGGTAAAGATATAA
- a CDS encoding prefoldin subunit beta, whose protein sequence is MSAGQMPPWLQEQLMKLQQSQQNLQSIMTQKQHLEMEKAETEKALEELKKVGDADAVFKQAGTVLLKSTKKELIDELEEKQEMAKTRATVLEKQEIRVKETLKEQEAKITEMMKSGSAESPKPEDNPRK, encoded by the coding sequence ATGTCAGCAGGACAAATGCCTCCATGGCTTCAAGAACAATTGATGAAATTACAACAGTCTCAACAAAACCTTCAATCCATCATGACTCAAAAACAACATCTTGAAATGGAAAAAGCCGAGACTGAAAAAGCTCTTGAGGAACTAAAGAAAGTTGGCGATGCTGATGCAGTTTTCAAACAAGCAGGAACCGTCTTGTTAAAATCAACAAAAAAGGAACTAATTGATGAATTAGAAGAAAAACAAGAGATGGCAAAAACTCGTGCCACTGTACTAGAAAAGCAAGAGATTCGTGTCAAAGAAACTCTCAAAGAGCAAGAAGCAAAGATAACTGAAATGATGAAGAGTGGTTCAGCAGAATCTCCAAAACCTGAAGATAATCCTAGAAAATAA
- a CDS encoding ERCC4 domain-containing protein — translation MNLENLRIIVDERERKSGIPELLKSVGLNLEMKTLPIGDYIVAPETVVERKSIRDLMASVFDGRLFDQCTRLKEHFENPIVLMEGNVDEIEEIAENPLIFYGAISTVVLDFKIPVIPTPSATHTAKLLVSMCSRKDAPKGPYLKK, via the coding sequence GTGAACTTAGAGAATCTCAGGATTATTGTAGATGAGAGGGAGAGAAAAAGCGGAATTCCTGAATTGCTAAAATCCGTTGGCTTGAATCTTGAAATGAAAACACTTCCAATAGGTGACTATATTGTTGCGCCTGAAACAGTTGTTGAACGTAAGAGTATTCGTGATTTAATGGCGTCTGTTTTTGATGGCAGACTATTTGATCAATGCACCAGACTAAAGGAGCATTTTGAAAATCCTATTGTTCTAATGGAGGGAAATGTCGATGAGATTGAAGAGATTGCAGAAAACCCTTTGATCTTTTATGGTGCAATCTCTACTGTTGTTCTTGATTTTAAAATTCCAGTAATCCCAACCCCTAGTGCAACACACACTGCAAAACTATTGGTGTCTATGTGTTCCAGAAAGGATGCTCCAAAAGGACCATATCTTAAAAAATAA
- a CDS encoding helix-hairpin-helix domain-containing protein yields MPGVGEKFAVRMLEKFGTPLNVFAATTSELAKVEGLGESRAKKIKKTLDSKSKHLKKSNQKTLHDS; encoded by the coding sequence TTGCCTGGTGTTGGTGAAAAGTTTGCTGTAAGAATGCTTGAAAAGTTTGGAACTCCTCTGAATGTTTTTGCTGCAACTACATCTGAACTTGCAAAAGTAGAAGGATTGGGTGAATCTCGCGCAAAGAAAATCAAAAAAACCTTAGACTCTAAAAGCAAACACCTCAAAAAATCTAACCAAAAAACACTACATGATTCTTGA
- a CDS encoding NOB1 family endonuclease, giving the protein MDFRILDASAFYAGVPFRSSSDCYTTSQVYDEIKHIKKNQDALGTLLETNRLKIREPDENSTKAAISAAKDTGDYPQLSKQDLSIIALCIELEGEIISDDFAISNVAKNLGLKISPIMTQGIRDVGRWVHYCPGCKTDHKTGKECPMCATPLKRKLLKE; this is encoded by the coding sequence TTGGATTTTAGAATTTTAGATGCTAGTGCATTTTATGCAGGGGTTCCATTTAGATCATCTAGCGATTGCTATACAACATCACAAGTTTATGATGAAATAAAACACATTAAAAAAAATCAAGATGCATTGGGAACACTGCTTGAGACAAACAGACTAAAAATAAGAGAGCCTGATGAAAATTCTACAAAAGCTGCTATCAGTGCTGCAAAAGATACAGGGGATTACCCACAACTATCAAAACAAGATTTGTCAATCATTGCGTTATGTATTGAATTAGAAGGAGAGATAATCAGTGACGATTTTGCCATTTCAAATGTTGCAAAAAATCTAGGCTTGAAAATATCACCAATAATGACACAGGGAATCAGAGATGTTGGAAGGTGGGTGCATTATTGTCCAGGATGCAAGACAGATCACAAAACAGGAAAAGAATGTCCAATGTGTGCCACTCCATTGAAAAGAAAATTACTCAAAGAATAA
- a CDS encoding NAD(+)/NADH kinase, with product MTFLENWLKLQNVAVISKVGNKESEKAAINVAKKLLAKKSKVYTISPIQVEGAKTIEALEELKKIKLDLVVTLGGDGTTLRVFRNLQNETPILTINVGGNRGILAEITIEEIDDALNQIQKDKFFLDKRTRVIASCGGKEFPPALNEIYISRTNLTKTAEIEIKFQNDTVKQKMDGVIVATPSGSTGHSFSLGGPILHESLDVLIITPVAPVYRLASIVVPDEKIEIISSHDCNIVMDAQVVKTAGYEEPIIIKKYKKPAVFIRLKKRGLRQMSKLGF from the coding sequence ATGACATTTCTAGAAAACTGGTTGAAGTTACAAAACGTTGCAGTGATAAGCAAGGTAGGGAACAAGGAATCTGAAAAGGCTGCAATTAATGTTGCAAAAAAACTATTGGCAAAAAAATCCAAAGTTTATACAATTTCACCTATCCAAGTAGAGGGGGCAAAAACAATTGAGGCCCTTGAGGAACTCAAGAAAATCAAACTGGATCTTGTTGTGACGCTGGGAGGAGACGGCACAACACTTCGAGTTTTCAGAAACTTGCAAAATGAAACACCAATTTTAACAATTAATGTAGGAGGAAACAGAGGAATTTTAGCTGAGATTACAATAGAAGAGATAGATGATGCGTTAAACCAAATTCAAAAAGACAAATTTTTCTTAGACAAGAGAACTAGAGTGATTGCATCATGTGGAGGAAAAGAATTTCCACCGGCATTAAATGAGATCTACATCAGTAGAACAAATCTAACTAAAACTGCAGAAATTGAAATAAAATTCCAAAATGATACTGTAAAACAAAAGATGGATGGAGTAATTGTTGCAACACCAAGTGGTTCCACAGGCCATTCTTTTTCGTTAGGAGGTCCAATTTTGCATGAAAGTTTAGATGTTTTAATAATCACTCCAGTTGCACCAGTTTATAGATTAGCATCAATTGTAGTACCAGATGAAAAAATTGAGATCATCAGTTCGCATGATTGTAACATTGTGATGGATGCACAAGTAGTCAAAACTGCAGGATATGAAGAACCAATAATTATTAAGAAGTACAAAAAACCTGCAGTATTCATTAGATTGAAGAAACGCGGATTAAGACAAATGAGCAAGCTTGGATTTTAG
- a CDS encoding sulfurtransferase: protein MSYAHPEVLVDTEWVSQNPPNENRKLVEVDYDPVNGYQKGHINGASLIWWKRDINDPITRDIISKKKFEELMAKNGITKDTEVILYGDFNNWFAAFAFWVFKIYGHENLKIMNGGRKKWELENRDYTTDEPQFGSVTYEAQPPDEGLRAYLFDVSRALGKEDTVMVDVRSPAEFSGEITAPPEYPMEHAQRGGHIPDANNIPWATAVNDADGTFKAVEELRQNYEPKGVTPDKDVICYCRIGERSSHSWFVLKYLLGYPKVRNYDGSWTEWGNMIGNPVEK from the coding sequence ATGAGTTACGCACATCCAGAAGTGTTAGTTGATACGGAATGGGTATCACAGAATCCTCCAAATGAAAATCGAAAATTAGTTGAAGTTGATTATGATCCTGTAAATGGGTATCAAAAAGGCCACATTAACGGAGCCAGTCTGATCTGGTGGAAACGTGACATTAATGATCCAATTACAAGAGACATTATCTCAAAGAAGAAATTTGAAGAGTTAATGGCAAAAAATGGAATTACAAAAGATACTGAAGTAATTCTTTATGGAGACTTTAACAACTGGTTTGCAGCATTTGCTTTCTGGGTATTCAAAATCTATGGACATGAAAATCTGAAGATTATGAATGGTGGCAGAAAAAAATGGGAATTAGAAAATAGAGATTATACAACTGATGAACCACAATTTGGATCGGTTACATATGAGGCACAACCTCCTGACGAGGGATTACGTGCATATCTATTTGATGTAAGTCGTGCACTTGGAAAAGAGGATACTGTTATGGTTGATGTTAGATCTCCTGCAGAATTTTCTGGAGAAATCACTGCTCCCCCAGAGTATCCAATGGAACATGCACAAAGAGGCGGACATATTCCTGATGCAAATAACATTCCGTGGGCAACTGCAGTCAATGATGCAGATGGAACTTTCAAAGCAGTTGAAGAACTAAGACAAAATTATGAACCAAAAGGAGTTACACCTGACAAAGATGTAATTTGTTATTGTAGAATTGGAGAACGTTCTTCACACAGCTGGTTTGTTCTTAAATATCTACTTGGTTACCCAAAGGTTCGAAACTATGATGGTTCTTGGACTGAATGGGGAAACATGATAGGGAATCCCGTGGAAAAATAA
- a CDS encoding 4Fe-4S dicluster domain-containing protein — MSLLLKDRVWSMEAPTAKRGVYPLHGFKLGLYRLPINLEDPNEIKSVHDGLKKAFEMDKYADRIFATYRWTEKNMDDPDAKGYEEVELSVTVEIVTGEVVDIIYQIFPIEKFGDPNWVKDYRKKADHFAKMVIDTILRNTILADKMVSYFAKTEKISEVAAIQKLEDLTPLAKIVLGAKPKPVEATEEEAEEDEGDIEIPDGAKPGPIDVEFKQKMKASAPYEAPEHTIKTWGRKGTGNGILGVWGEFVSVDYDICVADGGCIEACPVGVYEWFDTPGNPASEKKPLMSKEPDCIFCLACEGVCPPQAIKIFEQK; from the coding sequence ATGTCATTACTTCTCAAAGATCGAGTATGGTCAATGGAAGCACCTACTGCAAAACGTGGTGTTTACCCGTTACATGGATTCAAACTGGGACTTTATAGATTGCCAATTAATCTTGAAGATCCTAATGAGATAAAATCAGTTCATGATGGTCTTAAAAAGGCATTTGAGATGGACAAGTATGCTGATAGAATTTTTGCAACATATCGTTGGACAGAAAAAAACATGGATGATCCTGATGCAAAAGGGTATGAGGAAGTTGAGCTGTCGGTAACAGTTGAAATTGTAACAGGAGAGGTTGTAGATATTATTTATCAGATTTTCCCAATTGAAAAATTTGGTGATCCTAATTGGGTTAAAGATTATAGAAAGAAAGCAGACCATTTTGCAAAAATGGTGATTGATACTATATTACGTAACACTATCTTGGCAGACAAGATGGTTTCTTATTTTGCAAAGACAGAAAAAATCTCTGAAGTTGCAGCCATTCAAAAACTTGAGGATCTTACTCCATTAGCAAAGATTGTTCTTGGTGCAAAACCAAAACCAGTTGAAGCCACTGAGGAAGAAGCAGAAGAAGATGAAGGTGATATTGAAATTCCAGATGGTGCAAAGCCTGGACCAATTGATGTTGAATTTAAACAAAAAATGAAAGCATCTGCTCCTTACGAAGCACCTGAACACACCATCAAAACCTGGGGTAGAAAAGGTACTGGCAATGGAATTCTGGGTGTCTGGGGTGAATTTGTATCAGTTGATTATGATATCTGTGTTGCAGATGGTGGATGTATTGAAGCATGTCCAGTTGGTGTGTATGAGTGGTTTGACACTCCAGGAAATCCAGCATCTGAAAAGAAACCACTGATGTCAAAAGAACCTGATTGTATCTTTTGTCTTGCATGTGAAGGTGTCTGTCCTCCACAAGCAATCAAAATCTTCGAACAGAAATAG
- a CDS encoding cellulose synthase family protein, with the protein MAFNPFTAFVFDLFILSAIIITAYTCNFYYLAFLSRKRKDVLTVADLGTPSITIQLPIYNEKYVAKRLVDSVCNLDYPQDKMRIMVLDDSDDDTVELLANTVNDYKKKGFHIEHVRRGTRKGYKAGALKYAMQSTDTELVAIFDADFIPPTWFLKRAIPHFSKPNIGLVQCRWGHVNENYSAITQAQALSLDFHFLIEQKAKSNSHLFMNFNGTAGIWKRDCIEDAGGWHTATLVEDLDLSYRAQMKGWKCLFLPDIVVDAELPVQMNAAKRQQFRWAKGSIQCAIKLLTDITIKRKIAIEAKVQAFIQLTRHVVFPLMLIQFLALPILLAGEVNLYVISFLPAITIATYLAMGPGAYIMIIHSMYHKSWKSKAKILPTLLVYNAGMSVNNTVAVFDAVLGKKNEFLRTPKYGVLKTKDDWKNNAYNLPFSQVTLLEIFFGVYGVLGIFVSIFSNNPIFVPIIALQTIGFFYIAYLSLSHTRFKRNKSSVDRVLTKKEKMANRVYKLSMIGIVGIIVFGGFMAIYGYSVDIYPLDRIRGNLDGIIASSDPDAIRAHLVAIQADMDGIMANDLIPEKTNADGELISKNPVWLFSTESTNFVRIQDNLDTMLASIDKISTVPKDSSAYHTGMLDVNDRALLIQTNIMDATPYMYVSVANMMFSTIWIAALLGIFAALKRKKEQLKKVDESGI; encoded by the coding sequence ATGGCATTCAACCCTTTTACTGCATTTGTTTTTGATCTGTTTATTCTATCTGCTATTATAATTACTGCATATACTTGCAATTTCTACTATTTGGCATTTCTTTCAAGAAAAAGAAAAGATGTGCTGACAGTTGCTGACTTGGGTACACCATCAATTACAATACAATTACCGATATACAATGAAAAGTATGTGGCAAAGAGACTGGTTGACTCTGTTTGTAATTTGGATTACCCTCAGGATAAAATGAGGATAATGGTACTGGATGATTCTGATGATGATACGGTAGAATTACTTGCCAACACTGTTAACGATTACAAAAAGAAAGGATTTCATATTGAACATGTAAGACGTGGAACTAGAAAAGGGTACAAGGCTGGAGCTCTAAAATATGCAATGCAGTCAACTGATACTGAACTTGTTGCAATATTTGATGCTGATTTTATTCCCCCTACATGGTTTCTAAAACGTGCAATCCCTCACTTTTCAAAACCCAACATTGGACTAGTTCAATGTAGATGGGGTCATGTCAACGAAAATTATTCTGCAATAACTCAAGCACAAGCCCTTAGTCTGGACTTTCATTTTCTAATTGAACAAAAAGCAAAAAGCAATTCTCACCTGTTTATGAATTTCAATGGAACCGCTGGTATATGGAAACGTGATTGCATTGAAGATGCTGGTGGATGGCATACTGCTACATTGGTTGAAGATCTTGATCTTAGCTATAGGGCCCAAATGAAAGGCTGGAAATGCCTCTTTCTCCCAGACATTGTAGTTGATGCAGAACTACCTGTTCAGATGAATGCTGCAAAAAGACAACAATTTCGTTGGGCTAAGGGTTCTATACAATGCGCAATAAAACTTCTTACTGATATTACAATCAAACGGAAAATCGCAATTGAGGCAAAGGTTCAAGCATTTATCCAACTTACTCGTCATGTTGTTTTTCCTCTCATGTTAATACAATTTTTAGCACTGCCTATTTTGTTAGCTGGAGAAGTTAATCTTTATGTGATTAGCTTCCTTCCTGCAATAACAATTGCAACATATCTTGCAATGGGACCTGGTGCATACATTATGATTATACATAGCATGTATCACAAATCTTGGAAATCAAAAGCAAAGATACTTCCAACATTATTGGTCTATAATGCTGGAATGTCTGTAAACAATACTGTGGCCGTGTTTGATGCAGTGCTTGGAAAAAAGAATGAATTCCTTAGAACTCCCAAATATGGTGTTCTTAAGACAAAAGATGATTGGAAAAATAATGCATACAACTTACCTTTCTCACAAGTAACACTCCTTGAGATTTTCTTTGGTGTGTATGGTGTATTGGGTATTTTTGTCTCAATATTTTCAAACAATCCTATCTTTGTTCCAATCATTGCTTTGCAAACTATTGGATTCTTCTATATTGCCTATCTGAGCCTGTCTCATACTCGATTTAAAAGAAATAAATCAAGTGTTGACCGTGTACTGACTAAGAAAGAGAAAATGGCAAATAGAGTTTACAAACTTTCCATGATTGGAATTGTTGGAATAATTGTTTTTGGAGGGTTTATGGCAATCTATGGATATAGTGTTGATATCTACCCACTTGATAGGATTAGAGGTAATCTTGATGGAATTATTGCTTCCTCTGATCCTGATGCAATTCGTGCCCATTTGGTAGCTATTCAAGCAGACATGGATGGAATCATGGCAAATGATCTCATTCCAGAAAAAACCAATGCCGATGGTGAACTAATCTCTAAGAATCCTGTTTGGCTATTTTCAACAGAATCTACAAACTTTGTTAGAATTCAAGATAATCTGGACACAATGCTAGCAAGTATTGATAAAATATCTACTGTTCCCAAAGACAGTTCTGCATATCATACTGGAATGCTGGATGTTAACGATAGAGCTCTTCTCATTCAGACCAACATCATGGATGCAACTCCATACATGTATGTCAGTGTTGCAAATATGATGTTTTCAACAATTTGGATTGCTGCATTGTTAGGAATCTTTGCGGCATTAAAAAGAAAGAAAGAACAACTCAAAAAAGTTGATGAATCTGGAATCTAA